CTTTGTAGGTACCTTTGTCGACCATAAATAGTGGTCCCTGGAAGAGGAGCATAGTCATCTTGGGCTAAGTGGTGATACGGCTGCTGTAGTGAATATATGTTACAACACGAAGGATTGAACACAGATTGTGAACTCCTCGTAGATAAAAACGTTGCCCCGGATTGCATCAAGTGGGCCTGGCCAGCCATCCCACTAGAGCCAGAATTATCATCATATGACTCAATGAAAAACATATGGTCATCCATAAAAGATTTCATATACTCTAATCTAGCGCGTGCATCACGACTACTACCCTGAGTGGTATTTGCGGTAACCGTTGACGGAATATTATATTGCTGTAGTTGTCGTAGATACGGCACCCGCTGGTTTGAACCAGGAGTTCTGTTATCACTGGAAACTTCAGTGATCATCTGGCTATGGAATTCTTGCAGGAATACCTCTGTTTAAATGAAAATCCAAAATGATACATGAGGGGGTTAGTAGTTGTCATAACTATGTGTCAAACACAAAGTTTTTTCAAATATGGACTCAGCTGCCCGTGACACAGCTGTCTGTCTTAATTCGATGATATTTGAAACTTCTCAGGAAATTGGAAATACGGTCAAATATTTCCGTTAGAAAGGCATGCTGATATTTCATTCATAATATCTGAAATTATGCCAAATAGAATATGGTAATCCAATGTGTTTGTTTAGTGGGTCAAATTAGCTCTCGCAGCGGCGTGTTCCAACTGCCTTTAACGCATAATAACCTTGAAACTTAGACCGGTATACTTGAATAGTCCCGTATTGCGGCTGTAGTTTCTTGATTTTACCTGAACTGTTGATCTTCGTACCGGATTGCACAAGCTTAAATTTCTCGTATTCCAGATAAAAAGAATGTTTATTTCCATAGTAATCAGTTCTGTCTCTCTATGTCTCATTGGTGAATATCAAACATATCTATTCCTCAGTTACAAGATTAAAGAGTACTATCTTTGGCAATTAACGCTTTGTCATGTTAGCTGCAAATGTTTCATAGGCATCCGATGCAGTTGAAGCTAACTATAAAGTTCTGTCATGTCATGCAAAACGCTGCAGAAAACACAACTAATCATATTTCTTGTCTCATAGGATATCTCATTATCCTTATTTCTCGATCCTTTGTTCAATAGTTGGGGAGGCTTAGCTACAAATAAGAAGCGTACATAATCTTCTCTATTATGAATTATCCAAATAATTGCAATCTTAATAAGTAATACAACCACATAACGGGTGTATTGTATTTTAAGTGATCTTTCAAGCAGTTCATTAATATATTGCCTCGCCTTATATGCCTAATATACTGTAATATCAAATTATGGACATATGTAATAATAGGACAAAACTCTTTAAGTTGAACAGACATCGTTACATTAGTTCATACGTACCAGCTTGGGGGTCTGCGAAGATCACGGTAATTCTTATTCTTAGAAATAGTCATTTCTTTCTAACATATAAAAGTTCATAGTTTTATGTTTTACAATTATAGCTGCatgagatgagatgaaCTGGCCGGACTTGAGAACTAAGCAAAATGCAAATACAGAGAAGTCCAGACGCGATCGTGAATTATTAAGCTAAAATAATGCTCTATAGAACAGTATTTTACTTAGCTTATTATGTGAATGTGCCTCAAATGTGCGCATTGTCAGCATTGACCGGATTACTTACTACATGATTTAAATTGTTCTAAAATGCGCGGGCTGCGGCCATGTCATTTAAACATTTACACAATAATCGAGTTAAATACAATTAGAACCGTTCCAGGTGGATTAAACTATAGCTAAATGGTGGATGTTAGAAGGCTGAAACGGCTAAGAGTAGAGGTTGAAATAAATTCTGTTTCTAAGTACTTCAAAAAGGAGGAAGAAGCAACGTTAAAGGATTTAGAGAGTTTTACAAGTGATGAGCAAGTTGACTTCGATAAAGTCCGTGGAATGAAATCTAAGGAGTTCTTTGATTATATAGACAACCGAACATTTGATGGTATATCTGATAATTTTACCACAAAGAATTGTGATGCTTTCCCGAAGAACTTTGTATCTATATATTCAAAAGTTCGACTGATGCGAAGCAAAATAGTAACACCAGTAGATACTGTAGGATGTGCGATGATGCCAATTAATATTAGTGCGAAATTCGGTATTGAAAAGTATGATATACGACCGCAAATATATCGGTTACAGCTTTTGGTGTCTCTGATGATGTCTTCCCAAACTAAAGATGAGATGAATGCGAAAGCCTTGTACAATTTGATGAAGTACTCAATAGAAACTATGAAAAGTACAGAAGGAGTCACGCTTGATGTACTACTTAACATTGAGCAAAGTGTATTGGAGACTTTAATCCACCCAGTAGGATTTCATAGAAAAAAGTCAAGGTATATTAAGGAAGCTGCACAACTCCTGCTGAACAACTTTGGGGGAGACGTGCCCACTTCGATAGAGGGATTTTGTTCTTTACCCGGAGTAGGACCTAAAATGGGATACTTAGCACTGCAAAAGTCATGGGGAATAGTTGCGGGAATTGGAGTGGATGTACATGTTGACCGTTTATCTAAGATGTGGCGCTGGGTAGACTCTAAAAAGTGTAAAACACCAGAACATACCCGTAAAGCGCTTGAGTCCTGGCTGCCTCGTGATCTTTGGTACGAATTTAATCCGGTATTAGTTGGTTTTGGTCAAGTGATTTGCTCAGCACGAGGAAGGCGATGCGACATATGCCTTGCAAACACTATCTGCGATAACGTCGATAGAAAGCTTGTTAATTCCAGCAAATTGGACGTGAATGAAATACTTAGTCGTGGTGACCATTCGAAGCTGCTACTGCACTTACAGGAACTGCAAAATGAAACAGAAGGTTAAACCCATCTACCAGTATAGAAAATGATACTGGAATTAAAAGTTAATTTTGTAATATTACTTGATTCATGTTCTGTACATATTATATAAAACATAAAAAGCATTTTTACCTATTATTCTATCGGATAACCATGCTTTGTACTATTTCATTAAGGAATTCTCTAACCTGGAATGGATTTACATTTTTCCAAACTCTGGCTTGCAAAATACCTGACATCAACATCGTTATCTTGACATAATTTTTCCAGAGCTACAATTACAGTGTCTTTAATAAGACTAGCATATTTTTCATCCAATGCCTCAGCGATAACGGCGTACGATTTAGCGGCGTTGAATCTTATATTTGGAACATTGTCATTGGCTAGATGATTGATAAAGGGTAAAATTTTATCGGTTATAACTTGCGGTGAAACAACTGGCACCAGTTCTGTTAATGCGGAAAGTAGTGTAATCCGGTACACAAAATTTTCTAAGATATGTGTATCAGATTTCAATAAGCATGAGATGATTTGCTCTTCAGACCAGTCAGACCCAAATATTTCTGTTAGTTTTTTCAAATTGATGACTGCAGCATGTCTGATCGAGTATACAGTATCCCATAGCCAAGAAAGGCATAAGTCAGTTAGCTGTCGATCAAAAAATTCAACACCTAGTTGCTCTGCTAGTAATGGGATATACTCTATGATGGCTAGTCTAACCCTCCAATTGTCATCCTTAGCCAATTCAGTAATTGCCGGTAACAAATTTTCCGACAAGAAATCAATTCCAGTGACTTCATTAATAATCTTTAGTTTGGCGATCACGTTTAAGCGGACCTCCGGGAAATCATCCTTCAGCATATTCAACAAGATTGGGAGTAGATTATCAATAACTTCCTGTTTGCTCAATAATGGAGCCAAGCCAGTAACTTCTGATGCCAAGGAAGTCCGAACTGTTTCACTTTCGTCAATGCATAACGTCTGCACAACCGGGAGGATTTTCTTCAATACAACCTGAGGATCTTCCAACAATTTTGCAAATCCTGGTATTTGTTTAGCAACAGCCTTTCTGACGTCACTTTCATTATCTTCACATAGGTTCAAGAATGGCTGTACCAACGCCTCAATATAAGAAGGATCAGCTGTAAACTGGGAAGCCAATTCTTCAAACTTGTCCGCGGCCATGTACCGAACTCTCCAAGCTTCGTCTCCGATTAGCTGTATAGCCGAATGCAACAGACCCTTTGTATGCGTAGCATCGttctttttattaaaaaacTTAAGAATAGAAATTAATACCTCTACAGCGAGGAACTTTACTGAATCCTGATTGTCCGCCATCAACCTCTGGAACATATTAGATATGTAATCCCAATCCTCATTTGTAGATAAGTCTATATTTTGCGTCAAAAGGTCGATCAAAGTTGGTAGATTCCTTCCGGCTGCTCTCCTGACCATTGGGGTGTCATCCTGCGCTAACTGCAGAAGCAGTGCAAGTAATTCCTTTCTAAACTTATCATCCTTAACACGGACAATTACGGCCTTAAATAACCCGCACGCAGATACTTTAGAAGAAAACCATTCGTTCGTAGCCAAGTTCTCAATTAACGGAATAAAATCGTGAAACAACTGCTCCTGGGACAACTCCTGGGCAATGTTGTTTAACGAATCAACTGCCTTGTCACGGACCAGTGTCTCCTCAGTAGATGCCAAAATCTCAAGCGCAGGGAGCAACAATGTAGCATAGTTACTACCGCCAATAAAAGGTACAAATTTTCCCAACTGCTGAGCAAGAAAGGCAAAAACTTCGTCCTCGTCGTCCTGAGCCACCTCGGTCAAAAAAGGAATAAGCTCATCTCGAGTTCTCTGCTGACCCAACGCCAATGCAATTGTATCTAGTTTCTTCATTGCCTCCACTCGATTCGCAATATCATCATGCTTCAATTCATCCATTAGTAAAGCTAATGGGTATAAATCTTCACTTCGTTCAGTCATTTTGGGTTGAGTTCAACGTATTCTATGCTCAATGTGTAACTTTAAACCCTCTGACTAAATAATTCTTGTAATATTTAATAGGAGCAACTATCAAAGCCGTTTAGAAGCACTAAAGATAAGATCAATCTTTTGTTTAACTGCCTCTTTCTAATAAACTGAATGTTCCTAAAAATAAAGCACCTCCTGTAACGTGGATAATGGCCCTCTCCTTTATATCTAGTTGAACTGCTGCAGTGATTCACAATGCTTTTATGTTAGCAGGTTCTGGAATTGTATTTCACAACTGTTGTAGGGGGTTTGATTTGTTGGTCTATTTCAACGGACTACGCGAAGTGGTGGATTGGGGACCTCGGATGAACCGGACTATTTGCCACACAGTCCATTACCCGGACATGTCGTATCCGGGTTATATTTATCGTTTAGAGTGATTATATTAAGCGCCAGCTAAAGTCATCGCTTTATaatatatgtatatatacCGTATGAGTGGGTGGTGCATGGCGTTGGGTAGTTCAACCCTTAAATATAAAGTCCAAGTAGTCCTTGATACGCAGGACACCATATTTTGACAGGGTGTTGACCCATCTTATCTTCCTCAGGATAACAGATAGAACGATGCAAATAGCCACAAATCTGGCATCGCTGAAATCACTCAGCCAAGATGGGAAAAACCTGAAAAATGAGCGCTTAGATGAGCTAGAACGCAGATATTCCCCCGGTTTACCTATTATGCTTCCTTCGGCTTGGCCTGGCTGGGGAAGTTGTTCGGTTGTTTCAATCCGGGGAGAAGGTGAGACAGGTTTAGTAATCGTCTTGACGACAGGCGATTTCTTTCTGGGCACTAGTTTCAGTAAGATAATATCTTGATGGGTCGACGTTCTACCCTGTGAATCTGTTGTTTTTCCTGATAGCTTGTCACTCAACAGCGGGACTTTTCGACAAAGCTGGCTGTACAAGGATTTGTCAAGAATCCGGTGCTGACAACGGACCTGTAGGTCCAACAAATACATTTCAACCATTTTGGCTAGTAACTTAATTTCTCCCTCACTGCAAACTTCTAGGACAAGTTTTCCAATTTCGCCTACCATGGAGGAACTTACGTCTGTGAAGAATTGGGAGTGTTCATTTACTTCAAGGCTTCCGTAATGAATAGCAGCTCTGAAGTAACTTAGCAACAACTTTTCTTTAACAAGTAGTCGGACGTTCTTGCATGCATTAGATATACCACCTGTAGTACGGCTTAGTTCATGTTTGACTTGTTTCTGAACTTCCGGTGATAATTCTTCGAGCTGGCGTAACCCACTGATAGCAGTGAGAAACCAATTCCACAAATCCTTCTTATAGAAATCGTTAAAACCCTTGTTGTCCAGAAGTTTATACTGGTATATTTTCGATACTAAGTTAGAGAATTGGGCCTTCAGATACAAATCCTGGCATTCACGTAACTGTACCTCCACGGAATTTGTATACTTGGGACGTG
The Eremothecium sinecaudum strain ATCC 58844 chromosome II, complete sequence DNA segment above includes these coding regions:
- a CDS encoding HBL061Cp (Syntenic homolog of Ashbya gossypii ACR276C; Syntenic homolog of Ashbya gossypii NOHBY334; No homolog in Saccharomyces cerevisiae; Syntenic homolog of Kluyveromyces lactis KLLA0F07755g), producing the protein MITEVSSDNRTPGSNQRVPYLRQLQQYNIPSTVTANTTQGSSRDARARLEYMKSFMDDHMFFIESYDDNSGSSGMAGQAHLMQSGATFLSTRSSQSVFNPSCCNIYSLQQPYHHLAQDDYAPLPGTTIYGRQRYLQRPYVTQKQFPQRQHNQEKMYLASQKGGNQRFGRRGW
- a CDS encoding endonuclease III domain-containing protein (Syntenic homolog of Ashbya gossypii ACR278W; Syntenic homolog of Saccharomyces cerevisiae YOL043C (NTG2) and YAL015C (NTG1)) gives rise to the protein MVDVRRLKRLRVEVEINSVSKYFKKEEEATLKDLESFTSDEQVDFDKVRGMKSKEFFDYIDNRTFDGISDNFTTKNCDAFPKNFVSIYSKVRLMRSKIVTPVDTVGCAMMPINISAKFGIEKYDIRPQIYRLQLLVSLMMSSQTKDEMNAKALYNLMKYSIETMKSTEGVTLDVLLNIEQSVLETLIHPVGFHRKKSRYIKEAAQLLLNNFGGDVPTSIEGFCSLPGVGPKMGYLALQKSWGIVAGIGVDVHVDRLSKMWRWVDSKKCKTPEHTRKALESWLPRDLWYEFNPVLVGFGQVICSARGRRCDICLANTICDNVDRKLVNSSKLDVNEILSRGDHSKLLLHLQELQNETEG
- the TPD3 gene encoding protein phosphatase 2A structural subunit TPD3 (Syntenic homolog of Ashbya gossypii ACR279C; Syntenic homolog of Saccharomyces cerevisiae YAL016W (TPD3)), whose translation is MTERSEDLYPLALLMDELKHDDIANRVEAMKKLDTIALALGQQRTRDELIPFLTEVAQDDEDEVFAFLAQQLGKFVPFIGGSNYATLLLPALEILASTEETLVRDKAVDSLNNIAQELSQEQLFHDFIPLIENLATNEWFSSKVSACGLFKAVIVRVKDDKFRKELLALLLQLAQDDTPMVRRAAGRNLPTLIDLLTQNIDLSTNEDWDYISNMFQRLMADNQDSVKFLAVEVLISILKFFNKKNDATHTKGLLHSAIQLIGDEAWRVRYMAADKFEELASQFTADPSYIEALVQPFLNLCEDNESDVRKAVAKQIPGFAKLLEDPQVVLKKILPVVQTLCIDESETVRTSLASEVTGLAPLLSKQEVIDNLLPILLNMLKDDFPEVRLNVIAKLKIINEVTGIDFLSENLLPAITELAKDDNWRVRLAIIEYIPLLAEQLGVEFFDRQLTDLCLSWLWDTVYSIRHAAVINLKKLTEIFGSDWSEEQIISCLLKSDTHILENFVYRITLLSALTELVPVVSPQVITDKILPFINHLANDNVPNIRFNAAKSYAVIAEALDEKYASLIKDTVIVALEKLCQDNDVDVRYFASQSLEKCKSIPG
- the PEX15 gene encoding Pex15p (Syntenic homolog of Ashbya gossypii ACR280C; Syntenic homolog of Saccharomyces cerevisiae YOL044W (PEX15)) is translated as MSQTITKTEPLTLDSLLQSKIFQNSRPKYTNSVEVQLRECQDLYLKAQFSNLVSKIYQYKLLDNKGFNDFYKKDLWNWFLTAISGLRQLEELSPEVQKQVKHELSRTTGGISNACKNVRLLVKEKLLLSYFRAAIHYGSLEVNEHSQFFTDVSSSMVGEIGKLVLEVCSEGEIKLLAKMVEMYLLDLQVRCQHRILDKSLYSQLCRKVPLLSDKLSGKTTDSQGRTSTHQDIILLKLVPRKKSPVVKTITKPVSPSPRIETTEQLPQPGQAEGSIIGKPGEYLRSSSSKRSFFRFFPSWLSDFSDARFVAICIVLSVILRKIRWVNTLSKYGVLRIKDYLDFIFKG